GaggttaaaaattgatattcaaaCCGTACCTGATTGCCGCACGTCGAAGTCGTCTCGACTTTGAGCTCTGGCTGAACAATGATGCACGATTCCTGAGTACTGTGCCATGAATTTGGTTCCTCGGTGATTGTGGTCAGCGAAGGCTCGGCGTGCAGCCTATTGCTCTCGCTCTTGTGGGGTCGTTTAGGCGGCGCCGGGGGCTTGGTCCGCCTGACAATGGGGGATGCTGGGGGCGTGGGTGTCGATATTCTGTCAGGATGATCGTTGGGTATGACTTCCGGCGATGGACCAACCAGGGAAAGGAGTATGGGGAAGAAGAAGAGTCCGTTCACGAGCCCGATACCAATGAGGCTGACCAGTACCAGGAAAAAGTACCGCACTATGAAGTCAAACTCAGACAGTCCGAGCATCATTACCGCCAATAGCGTCGTGAGAGCACCGTGCACCACTGGAGCATACATGTGTTCCAAGGCCAGTCTGACTCGTCTGTCCCTGCTGCCGATGCTCGTAACGAAACTCtgcaaaaagtgaaaataaaggTTTAACTTTGAAGCAGCGAAACTCGTTGGAACTGATTCGGGTTTcaagaaatatgaaattgcaTTCAGCCTTTAATTCCAGTATTGAAAATGAGAAGGTCAAGTTCATGTGACCTTACGACAAACGAATCGCGTTTTggataaagaaagaaaatcattCTTACCAGACATATGTGAACGGTGAAGTGTACGGCGATACCGACGCTCACGACGAGTAAAACAGCGGGAACGGCGCTTAGTTTTATACCGCAAAGTCCCATGATCCCAAGTAGCTGTAAAACAACCCCAGCCAACGAGGTGCCGACGAGAAGAGCGGCCCATAGATTGAGAAGAAGAACTCCAACTACGGCAACGGAAGCGCCGAGGGCAGCGAGAAGCGCTATACCGAGACATCCTCTCAGGCCCATGTACTGTTCCCAATAAAGAAATGGAATCCCGGAGGGAAAATTAGGAAGACCACGTTCCTCGAATTTTCTGCAGAGTTCGCGAACACTGCCGATGAGCTCGGTGATCTGATCGGTGTCCGTGAGTTTGTGAAGGTAAAAAGGCATCTGGGCGTAGGTGAGAGGCATGCTCTTTGGTATCTTGAGCTCGGGGTCGTTTGTGTAGAACCACTGCCTGGGTTCCGGTCTCAAGTTAGCCTGAGAAGCGCCGTAGGCAAAGGCGTCATTCGACGCCCAGGCGCTGAGGTAGTTGTAAAAAGCCCTAGGATTTATAATACCGTCAGAGTCGACGAGTCGCGTTTGATTGATGAGCGTCTTGTCGATCGGGTTGTCAACGTGGCCGGTTTGCACCATCAACTTATACGCCAGGATTGCGTCGTCGCTCGCGTTCTTGAACCACTCCTCCTGAACGACGCAACCTCGGCTGTAGTCGCGGTCGAACGCCGCCTGAAGTCCCTTTAACCAGTCCCTGAAAAGGCCGAGCCAGAACTCCGGGAGTCCACCGTCGTCGTTCTTGATGACATTCTTGACACGCATGAAGGCATCGTGGTACTCGTAGAGGAGGCGCTGATTATTCGGGTACTCAAAGTCGCGTCCGGTCACCGCGTACATGTTGTAAAATCCGAAGTGCTTCGCTTGGGCGGCGAGGAAGCCGTGCTCGTCCGAATTTTGGGGGACGAGGTCGGTCAGCTCGAGTCCATCGTTGACCCTCGTCGCCTGCCAAGCGCTGCCGGCCAGAATACCAGCGAAGAGCATCATCCCGAAGACCTTGGTCGTCGGACGGGTTACGAAAGGTGCGTAATGCCGGGCGGCGAGCTGCGAGAGGCCAAATCCGAGGCAGTCGTCCTTTGAGCAGCCGGTCAGCGAGTCGTCCTCGGTGGGCTGCTTCTCGGCGTCCCCTTTGACGTCGCCGCCGATCCACGCCTCGTTCCTGTGGCTCCTCGGGCTCAGTATTTGCGTGCAGGTCTCCCGGCGCTCGGGCGGAATCGCCCGCGTCACGGTCTGCTTCGCGGTTCCGCAACCGTTGCCCCTGCAGCCTGCACTGCCTGGGGAGTAAACCGTGGGCCTTTTCAGGGCCGGAAGACAACAGCAGAAAATGTCGGAGCGGCCGGATCGACGCCGGCGAAGATCGAGGCTCACCATCGCCGGGAAAATCAGCAGCATCGCGGCGAGGTTGAAGAGGATCAGGATCGCGGCCTGCAGAGAGAAGACCCTCAGGGCCGGTACGGGGATCATCGCCGCGGCGAAAAATGCCGAGACGTTGCTCAGCCCCGTCAGGAGTACAGACAACCCCGTACGTTTCAGCACCATTCCCGTCTGTTCTCCGCTCCGCACCTCGTTAACCGACAACTCCGCGTAGGTATGGGTCAGCAGGAACATGTCGTGAACACCAAGACCCAGCGCCAAGAAAGGCACGATCTGCGTCGTCGCCGCGTTGAATGGGATGCCCAAGAGCGCGCAGAAACCCAGACCCGCTGCGACCGCCGCGCACACCAGCATCACACCCGCGATTCCAACCCCCGATTGTGAGCGCACAGGGTCGTTCCACCTCAGGAGAGCCAATCCCGCGTAGAGGACctgtgaaaattttggaaCAAGGTATAAGGATCACTCATCGTTTGGTTTCGTTGACGTCGGAGTTACTCCACGTGGAGATGGTAGAAGAGAACTCACCATTAGCGCGCACCCGATGACGATTTTCACGACCGATATCTCGCTGTACTTTCCAAGAATGTCGTTCATCGTGGTTGTGCTAAAGGCGTAGAGGTTGTAAGGCGCGCTTCCGTTTCCCTTCAgttgtttctttatttcgttGCTGAACGCCCGCTGCCAGGTATCGAGAACGATAGACGCCTTCTCCTGGGACCAATCGATGTGATGAACTTTGTACGTGTTCACCCAAAACTCGTAGAGTTCCCGCTCTCCCATTAGCTGAACGACGGTCTGCAGTGCTGCGGCCCGCGTAAGGTGACCAGTCTTATTGTGCTTTGCTCCCCCGACTACGAGCTCCTCTGGCCAGTGCATGTACTTCGCTGCAAATCCGTAACAGCCTCCGGTCAGCTCTGCTCCTACGTCTGGTGGCTGATGAAAAATCGATCTTTATTTTTGCGAAACGGGTTGTGAGTTATCGGTTAAATTTGGGCAGCAAAGGTGTGCGAAGCTTCTTTGGGTTAACATACTATCAGAATTCTATTCCGAAAGA
Above is a genomic segment from Neodiprion pinetum isolate iyNeoPine1 chromosome 1, iyNeoPine1.2, whole genome shotgun sequence containing:
- the ptc gene encoding protein patched isoform X2 translates to MRKEGRGEYKDRRRGEVGRKIFENIIPCAIITPLDCFWEGSKLLGPEYPVHIPHSKTGVQWTNLNPTEMLEQMKKLPFVFSFKTLEDYMKRSGITNGYQSKPCLDPTDKDCPETAPNKKSQQPPDVGAELTGGCYGFAAKYMHWPEELVVGGAKHNKTGHLTRAAALQTVVQLMGERELYEFWVNTYKVHHIDWSQEKASIVLDTWQRAFSNEIKKQLKGNGSAPYNLYAFSTTTMNDILGKYSEISVVKIVIGCALMVLYAGLALLRWNDPVRSQSGVGIAGVMLVCAAVAAGLGFCALLGIPFNAATTQIVPFLALGLGVHDMFLLTHTYAELSVNEVRSGEQTGMVLKRTGLSVLLTGLSNVSAFFAAAMIPVPALRVFSLQAAILILFNLAAMLLIFPAMVSLDLRRRRSGRSDIFCCCLPALKRPTVYSPGSAGCRGNGCGTAKQTVTRAIPPERRETCTQILSPRSHRNEAWIGGDVKGDAEKQPTEDDSLTGCSKDDCLGFGLSQLAARHYAPFVTRPTTKVFGMMLFAGILAGSAWQATRVNDGLELTDLVPQNSDEHGFLAAQAKHFGFYNMYAVTGRDFEYPNNQRLLYEYHDAFMRVKNVIKNDDGGLPEFWLGLFRDWLKGLQAAFDRDYSRGCVVQEEWFKNASDDAILAYKLMVQTGHVDNPIDKTLINQTRLVDSDGIINPRAFYNYLSAWASNDAFAYGASQANLRPEPRQWFYTNDPELKIPKSMPLTYAQMPFYLHKLTDTDQITELIGSVRELCRKFEERGLPNFPSGIPFLYWEQYMGLRGCLGIALLAALGASVAVVGVLLLNLWAALLVGTSLAGVVLQLLGIMGLCGIKLSAVPAVLLVVSVGIAVHFTVHICLSFVTSIGSRDRRVRLALEHMYAPVVHGALTTLLAVMMLGLSEFDFIVRYFFLVLVSLIGIGLVNGLFFFPILLSLVGPSPEVIPNDHPDRISTPTPPASPIVRRTKPPAPPKRPHKSESNRLHAEPSLTTITEEPNSWHSTQESCIIVQPELKVETTSTCGNQNCGGSDTSGSSRTSPVPSASHITTKVTATANIKVEVHTPLSSGVDRGEKCRHGGVASSRRSSRCSTNVNGGESSGSEPDSDSNANPTNTYKH
- the ptc gene encoding protein patched isoform X1: MVAPSGPTGILADHPSGSERLHGPAPSQTDRETDLDQPSSNARYAGSTRHRHETDLYVRPSWTDAAIALDQLEKGKAEGQRSAVWIRALLQDQLSQLGYFLQRHAGKVLFVAILALATFCVALKSVQVHSRVDQLWVQEGGRLEKEVQYASEALGEAAASTHQLVIQTPKHAGANILHSSALKEHLTALRAATQVTVQLFDTSWRLKDMCYAPSVPNYDMHYVDQIFENIIPCAIITPLDCFWEGSKLLGPEYPVHIPHSKTGVQWTNLNPTEMLEQMKKLPFVFSFKTLEDYMKRSGITNGYQSKPCLDPTDKDCPETAPNKKSQQPPDVGAELTGGCYGFAAKYMHWPEELVVGGAKHNKTGHLTRAAALQTVVQLMGERELYEFWVNTYKVHHIDWSQEKASIVLDTWQRAFSNEIKKQLKGNGSAPYNLYAFSTTTMNDILGKYSEISVVKIVIGCALMVLYAGLALLRWNDPVRSQSGVGIAGVMLVCAAVAAGLGFCALLGIPFNAATTQIVPFLALGLGVHDMFLLTHTYAELSVNEVRSGEQTGMVLKRTGLSVLLTGLSNVSAFFAAAMIPVPALRVFSLQAAILILFNLAAMLLIFPAMVSLDLRRRRSGRSDIFCCCLPALKRPTVYSPGSAGCRGNGCGTAKQTVTRAIPPERRETCTQILSPRSHRNEAWIGGDVKGDAEKQPTEDDSLTGCSKDDCLGFGLSQLAARHYAPFVTRPTTKVFGMMLFAGILAGSAWQATRVNDGLELTDLVPQNSDEHGFLAAQAKHFGFYNMYAVTGRDFEYPNNQRLLYEYHDAFMRVKNVIKNDDGGLPEFWLGLFRDWLKGLQAAFDRDYSRGCVVQEEWFKNASDDAILAYKLMVQTGHVDNPIDKTLINQTRLVDSDGIINPRAFYNYLSAWASNDAFAYGASQANLRPEPRQWFYTNDPELKIPKSMPLTYAQMPFYLHKLTDTDQITELIGSVRELCRKFEERGLPNFPSGIPFLYWEQYMGLRGCLGIALLAALGASVAVVGVLLLNLWAALLVGTSLAGVVLQLLGIMGLCGIKLSAVPAVLLVVSVGIAVHFTVHICLSFVTSIGSRDRRVRLALEHMYAPVVHGALTTLLAVMMLGLSEFDFIVRYFFLVLVSLIGIGLVNGLFFFPILLSLVGPSPEVIPNDHPDRISTPTPPASPIVRRTKPPAPPKRPHKSESNRLHAEPSLTTITEEPNSWHSTQESCIIVQPELKVETTSTCGNQNCGGSDTSGSSRTSPVPSASHITTKVTATANIKVEVHTPLSSGVDRGEKCRHGGVASSRRSSRCSTNVNGGESSGSEPDSDSNANPTNTYKH